TAGTAGACATACTCTTTGCAAATGGCACAAGAATTGGTTGCAAGACATGGTCAGGCCTGGTCATCATTCATGTTCCCAACTACTCCATGTCGATTGTATAATCGAAGATTTATACATACGGAGATTATTTTACAagcaatatttttaaaatcggTGCTTTCACCTGTACCTGTATATATGTAGGATTAGTTAATGACTGCTAGACTGTATTTGTTGGTGTGATTGAATATTCAAGAAAAGGTAGTTGAGGTATTGTTAgagctctaaaaaaaaattaaaaaacactaAACAGAAATGAAAGAACGAATTAGAGTTTAGAACATGGTTATGGAGGAACCATTTCAAATAGCCATAAAGGTGCCTTTTGCCTTGGAGACGAGCCTGAACAgacaaattacataaattaagGGTTCAAAAGgcttcatcaacaaaaaatctaaaaaaaaaagaaaaatctccaCAGCTTCTTTCATTCTCATTGACATGACCTATTGTGAGTGCTTTATATTATCGGTCCCATTACACTGAAAGAAAAACATGACCAACATGCACAAAGATCATGTACTCTCCCTTCCCAACATGCTTTTTCTCGTACTTAATACTTAGCAGTAACTCACTGATCATGCCCTTTTCAAGCCTTGAGTCCATGTGCTGTTAGTTCAATTCTAACTTCTTATAAGGGCTTTGACTTGCTCGAAGCCTATGCTgattcaatttttagatttttgatgGCTAGCTCAACCCCTATGCTGATTCAGTTTTTCAAACTTTGATGACTATTTTCATTGCTCCATCGTTTTACTTTTCAGGCCTTGGATGACTTGTTTTACTGATTTGCTGATTCGGTTTTCGAGGCTTTTATAAATTGCCCAAAAATactgattcaatttttttcaccAAGAGCCTTTTTACTCAAGGGGCCCAGGGCATGGTGAGTAAAGTGAGGCAAGGCATTTTTGTCATCCCTACACATAGTAGGTGAGACTTGGGAGGAATCCACCCTCACATTGTTACCTCTTCAGGCATGGGAAAATAACCTACGTAGGACAGAGCATTTTTGTCATCTCTACACCAATAGCAATTGAGAGGAAGCCCTTTTAGCAATGAGTTTagactcttctttttgataatcTAATAGTTATAACAGTGGGAAAAGGGGGATTCGAACCTTTTTCTCCTCAAAAAGGGGAACAGGAAGGAAATTTATAAGGCTTTCAGCCACTCCCAAACAAGAACTTGGGTCTAAAAGCCTTCCAATCCCAGTTTGACACGTAACAAAGTAAAGGAAAACAAATCCACAAGTGTGTTAACAAGCATAGTATATTAGTATGTATGGGCGGCCAAAACAAATACGAATTACATTTTAAGCCTCAATGTTTGTGGGTGGCTTCAgaattcacacatttaaaaattttagattaaaacctatatacttcaaaaaaaaaaattaatacatacaTTTATGGTACCTAGTTAAGGAAAAGTTTTGATGAGAAGTAAAAAGTTTTGAACCCAAGATATCATGGATCTTGTGAGGCTTTGGTAACCACTAAACCAACCTCTTGGGATTTAGCATTTGTGTGTCTACATATTAACAATGTAGCaacaaaatcatataaataacaaaagttAGAAAAAAGTGGATTCGTGCAATCTTACCATTTTCTTTAGTTTAGGTAGTGCAATCTTACCATTTTCTTTAGTTTAGGAAGTTAATTTTCTAAACTAAAACCAAAAGCGGTCACTTTGCAAGCAACCCAAAGTTGGAGCATCTCATCTCATTTTTCCCAAGATAATTCAAACTGGCCATAGGGAGAAGAAAAGGATCAGGAATGGAGATATTAAAACTTGAGCAAGTTTTGACTCTTTGGCCAAAAGCATACACTAGCAGGAGCATTATGGAGTGAGGATTATAAAGGTTCTTAGTCTTTACTCATGCTTTTAATCACCTTTTTGTGTTGCACCATGTCATGCTTGATGCTTCACCAATATTTGCCCTACTACTGCACTTCTCTTCTGCAGCCTCAAATAAGCGCAAATTACCCCATCAATTAATATACCTGAGATAATTGGCCTAGATACCTTTGAAGCTAATTACTGAAAAAGAAGACGGATTAcatataaaaaggaaagaaaagaaagaaaggtttattaataaataataaccaaaaaaaagaagaagaggaaaagcaGTAAAGTGAGACCTAAATTAGAGAGCTTTTTCTTCCTGGGGTTTGGAAAATGTGCTTCTAAAGTAGGGGTAGTAATAATCTAGTTCAAGGTGCTCTAGGATGTGTTTTGTGGCCCAGAGATAAGAAGAGTGGCCTTCTATGATTTCTGTTACATCAACCTGCAAAACCAATGGAAGAATCATCAGTATTGAATAAAGCAAAATATGAGCATGAATAACAATACTCAATGAGAAAGATAGGAAACAAAGTACATACATTCTCAATCCCAGGTACATCAACAACAGGTTGAATACCAGCTAATCCTTGAGAAAGTAAACTGTACATGTAAAACCTCTTAGTTCTATATAAGTATTGAATTCAAAGATAGTGCTAATTAAAAGAGGTAGAGGAGGCAAATAGCAGTGCATCAGATGCAGTGACTCAGGGTATCACATAACttgaagataataataatacgTCACCATTATAAATGGTGGGAGTTCCTTGTCTAACAATAAACCATAGGGTTTGAGAAATTCCGAGCagatatatattaattatgttAGCAATCTATTTCATATAATTAAGATTCAAGTACACTTTTGGGCCCTTAAAGTTTGgggttattttcattttagcccttacgttccaaaattttcattttaacccTTCATGTTTGATTCCGTTTTCATATTGGCCTACCATCCAATTCCGTTGGTAATCTAAACGTTAAGTACCAAATAAATGGTGTCCATTAAGCCACGTCACCCCATATATTGTCAAGTATCACCAAATTACTAACGGAAATAAATAATATGGCCAACATGataacaaaatcaaacattaatgggccaaaatgaaaattttgaaatgtaaagagccaaaatgaaaacaacccTAGAATTTTAAGAGCCAAAAGTGAACTTTTGTCTATAATTAACTAATCAGCTCGCAAGCAGTAATAACTAAGTGAGGCATAGTtcataattttattgtaaaaacaaTGGGCAGTATTTGAGATATCAAGGAACAAGGAAAATTTCTAGACAAGGGCCAAGTCCAATCCTACTTGGTGTGCAAGGAAAAAAATCCCAGTCCAATCTTACTTGGTGTGCAAGCAAAGAAATCCTAATTCTACTTGTATTGCAAGTCTTTTAACTCTAATTAGTCTAGACCAATAATCTAAACCAcatttattatcttatttctATTTTCACAAGCAATATATAAGCATCTGAAACAAGCACAATATTTTCTTCTCATGTTTGCTGATAATGTAAGAGCTACTGAAATATCCTCCTTCACAAAACAATATCCAAATTTACATGTGAATGACCTATATACCTTGCACGGAAAATAATGCCAAGTGTCCAATCAGTTGTGGAATAAGCATTCACAAATCTGCCAGCAACCATCTGCAAACCACTACCAAGCTCTAGTACAACAGACCACTACCAACCTCTTGAAAAAAAACAGCAGTATAGAAAAGCTTGTACAATGAACCAAACAAGAAACCACAAATGCAGCCAACTACCTTTCTAGCCTCCTCCCAATTTTCATCTTTAATTGAAACTGGTGCTCCAAGAAGAACAACCCGTTCTACAAGTCCAGCTACAAAAATATAACAACAAAGAACTTCACTCAAATAACAATCCCATCTATCAACAAATATGGAACAGCAATCCCATCTATCAACAAACATGAAGCAGAGTGAACATTACCGTTATCTCCTTCTGCATCAGCCAAACAATGGAGACATTTAAAAATTACTCGCGCCCCCAGTGAGAAACCTATGAGTGTTACAGGCCTGGACCATGCATGGAGAAGCAAGGGATGATACCAACAATCtcacaaatataatttttaaattaacatgaaattttCCTACCTGTTTCCTTGCAATCCCTTCAACAACACTTCAGCAAGCAACTTCCCAGCTTTATCTGACCTAACCAAATGGAAAGGAGAGGCTAGAATTAAATTGAGAGGGAAACCGGGATTCTCAGTAACCACTCATGCTCAATActaatatttcaaatttgtgtTCCTGATTGTGAGAATGCTAAAATTTAAGAGACTGATTCAATGCACGCATGCAAAGACCATGAACAATGTTGCCGGATTTGAGGACTAACTAAAAAAACAACTGCCGTATAATGTGCACTTCTCTAATAGCAAGTATGTCTAGTTTTTCCAGAATTACCAGGAGCATTTTGCAACTTCTGGATGACCCTGTTCACTGGATTGGGATGTCATGTGTAACGAATTTCATCCAATTATATCCaccaaaccccccccccccccaaaaaaaaaaaatactacttgATGAAAAATTCATGTACAGTCCAGAGAATCATGGTACATTGGGAAAATCGTCCCTTCTTGGAAGAAACATGTATTCCAAATTCAATATTTTTGGCCAAGCAAACCAGTGTATCAGTGAGATTCCTATGCTGTGCACTTAAATGAAGGTCACCACTCAACACACTGCTGCCTGTGTGTATAATATGCATATATTGAAACTCAAGACTACTTTCCTATATCTTCCATATCGATAAATAGGTCTTCCCttggccaaaaataaaaacaaaaaacaaaacaaaagataactAACCTGTCCACAGCAATTGCCCATTTGCTGTCTATAAGATCAGATGCTGTGATTAATGTAGCTGGCAAAGCCAATGCCGCCACAAGTGTGCTTAGTACGGTCATCATGGCACCTTGTTTCATTAACTGCAATGCAACTCCTGCAAAAGGAGAAAATGTTGTCAGTCATTAAAATGCAACCTATAGACAGTCATCAGTAGTGAGAGTTATAAGGTTCAGGAAAATACTTGAAGTAAGCCAATCCCGAATTGCAGTGCTCAATGCAATCAAATTCTTAGATTCCCACCAGAGAGCATACCTATATATTGCAAACCTTTAATATGAATTACTAAGTAGAAAGACATGAGGATCTGATTTCTAGGCAATGGAAGCCTCTAGTGGAAAAACCACTTGTGAAGAACCAAAAGATCTTTTAAAAGTTAGATTAAGACTAAATTGATGATGCATCATATGAAACCATATAAAATCAATTGATCGTAAGTGACAAATCCTTGGTCATGAAACCAGGGGATATAAAATGGAAAGATCAGAGATTTGACAGAAACCAAAGGTAAGAGACCAAGAAAATgaggggtggggggggggtGCAAATTCATATGAAACTGCCAGCCTACATCAAATTCtggaaataaaaatttccaaccTTAGTAAAGAATTCAGGTTCTATTTTCCAGATAATGTGATAATGTGTTTCATACCTCTCCAAGTTATCATAATGACCCTCCCAAGGTCTTATAAAATCTTCTTCCTCAATAACTAGTCCTGAAATCAAAATTCCAACTGCTAGTCGCTGGgggaaaaaaagttttgttaatAATGGTGAGCAGTGAGCATAGACAACATTCAATACTCGAAAAAGTATTGGCAGTATCATCATTCCAATAAGGGACCTGCTTGAAATAGGCTTAAAACACCCTCCCCCTAGGGAAAAAAATACAGATAAAATGATAAAGGGACTCACGCCTTGGTTATGATTTCCTCCAACTACTTtgaactcaaattcttcaatGCATCCAATTCTTCTAGCCATTTTAGTCCCTGAAAGGCCAGCTCCAGCGGCTGTGATGCAAAAAGTATGAGTGGCTTTATCCTTGTACactgttttttctctttcaattttaaGATATAGAAGCAATGCTTGAGAATGTTCCTAAACTTGCTTTTCAGAAGTCGTAACACATTATACTCCAGACAAAGCACTGGTTTAAGTTGTATAATCTTTTGAAGTCTCTGTCCTTAACTAACATAGTGCATAGATTGGTTTCGTATAGGGTTATGATTCTGCAAGATTGTATGCAAACTTCACAACATCAAGATTAAGTCATTGCATAGATtaccacaattaaaaatatcaaGGCCCAAAATTGATTACGACTTAAATCTAGGTTCATTATatctaattctaatttgagtgcAAGAAAAGTAAGCATAGTCTTACTTGGCGTACAAGCAAAGTAATCCTAATTCTATTTGTATTTCAAGCATTGTCAGTCTCTAGGAagtctactataaatacccaTCAGTGAGCTTTTTGCTGTTGGCCTATAAGGCCAAACCATGTTGATTTCatacattctctctctttctctttctactatctctttcttctttattttcttatttatattttcccACACTTTATCATGGTGTCAAAATTAGGTCTTGCATTTTTTATGGTATTAATTTAAAGTTATGTTTTATCTTTTCTAACAACCACTATTACCGTGTAAATTGGTTTTGTTTAGGACTGGGACCCTTTCCAGGCTGTTTGCAAACATCACAGAATCAAACtaagtcctctctctctctctcatacacacaTACATTCAGTGGCAAATTTTCTGTAAACTGACAGTCttaaaaaacatgaaaagcTAGATTGGGCACTTTGTAATTTTCTTACTTCATATTTTGGATCAGTTACAACAGCAGTTAAAACATTATGcaaagaaacaaatgaagatgGCATCCTATATAAGATTGTTATTAAATTTCTGATCACAACACATTTTCCGTTTAAATGGAAAAGCCAAAAGCCAAAACTATCTTAAAAAGAAATGTGTTTCCTCTTATCCTTTAGCACTTCATAGTTAATCACAAATTTTAGAAAGGACATTCCATTTTACATACCTCCAAATGATGCAGCAACAGCAGCAGAACCAGCTACAGATCCTGTGGCACTTGCTGCAGCTGCAAATCCACTAGCTCCAATCGCAGGGACAACACTGCCCAATGTAGGAGCCAGAGCACCCAAACCCTGCGCAACAGCTGGGGCAGCTAGGCctgtgataaaataaaataatgtcaatGATAAATAACAATTGCTCATATTAGCATAAAATTGTTGAAGAAAAGATATCCATTCTAGTAAAACCAACAGTTCCCATACCACCAGTGATGGCCATCAAGGTTCCTCCAGTCAAAGCAGCTGCACCAATGATACTTCCCTGCTTCCATGTATTCCAAGAGCTATCTGGggtttctgattttttttcctctgctCCTTCATCTTTCTCAGAAGCCATTAGAGAGGAAGCCACTATTATCTCCATGGCTTCCTGTTAAAGACCAAAGTTTTCATAAATGGCACATTGAAAAACTTCTGAATTTGAATGACTAATATTGTAAGTCAGCTCATAAATAATCCAGAATGTTATTAATGCAAACATGCACACACATTCCTGTTTGAAGTATAAGAGGCTAGTTTGTCATGAAAGAGCAGAAACTACCTAGAAGTTTAACCAATTAAAGGGAGGTTACAGTAAATAAATAGTTCAAGTAGACTAACCATTTTTATCCATTTGACACCAAGCCATGTTGCCAGCAACCTTAAAGCCACACGATGCCGAGCATCATAGCCCTTTCCTAATTGAGAACATCTCTTGTCATCTTCAGTATTCTTTGCAACACAAGCTGAAAGTAGCATGTAAAGAACTGTCACTTTCCTCTGATAGCTGATCAGTGTTCCCTCTTCCACAGGTTTCTCACAAGTTTCACCTATAGATTCATTAGAAGCTTTTTCTCCAGAAGAAGTCTGGGACCTTGTCTTCTGTGTGTTTTCATAAGGCTCTCCAGCCACATCAGAGATTGATTCTGTCTCAGAACTAGAATATTTCTCACGGCATTTGATTTCATATTCATGACTCCCATTGTTTTCCTCATAGGAAGGAGGAAGGCTCTCCATACTAAGCACCATAGCATCAACAGCTTTTGTCAAAGCTAGTTCCTTGTCAGATTTTTCTGAAGAAGGTCCATCACTTCCTTCTGAGAGTAACGTCAAGAACTGAAATAGAATGAATGTCGTATTCAACAAAAATGAGATAGAGTAAAGGGTCAAGCCAAAAAcatgatgaaaataaaataaatttgaaaaaagatttatttgtAGGTCAATAAGACATGATTTTATTTTCTAGAGGAGCAATGAAGTATACCAAGCCACTGGTTTGCTCTCTGCTAATTGTAAATTGAACAAGCAACCAAGAAAGAACTCATAATCCACAATGAATCAAAGTGTCATGAAGTTTCTGGTGACATACTTCTTTAATTCTCAAATCAATGGAAAACCATCAAATCAAGCACAATTCTAATTGACATAAATGGTACTCAACTCCAATTTGTCTTTGTTTGCTAGGACACCTCTTtgacataataaaaaattcaaataaacgCTCATTATACTGTAATCAGGAACCATAATATTAACAGCAATAAAAGAAAGTTGAACTAAGGATAAGCACATATCCACATTGCAGAACAAGTGCTAGGATGTAAATGCTTCAGTGAAGAACATAAGCTCCTCAAGATTTATGAGCAAGCATGATAGAgaataccacacacacacacacacactattaTTGGAAACCAATCCACTTTAATACCAATTATCATTAATCAACAGAATTGAAGTAGCCAGCATTCAAAGAGCCATTACTCTTATAACAAGTCAAGCATTCATTGCCttagaagaaataaaaacctacttttcttccttttttatgttaatattttattttagtcaaaaaaatttctttaattcttAAATAGTTCACAGAAAAGACATACCGCTCCAACGTGATGCCGGACTTGTGAAGAAGTTCCTGCAGTTTC
This genomic stretch from Castanea sativa cultivar Marrone di Chiusa Pesio chromosome 1, ASM4071231v1 harbors:
- the LOC142609321 gene encoding transmembrane and coiled-coil domain-containing protein STS1-like isoform X2, with the protein product MEMEISVLTPSQRYAAAALFALAIHQSQLHQTQPLNSLVTLDEEPIDEGVTVSDGKNASVSEDPHLWVHEKSGLLWPVFRFLEVDDQSWQGLKETAGTSSQVRHHVGAFLTLLSEGSDGPSSEKSDKELALTKAVDAMVLSMESLPPSYEENNGSHEYEIKCREKYSSSETESISDVAGEPYENTQKTRSQTSSGEKASNESIGETCEKPVEEGTLISYQRKVTVLYMLLSACVAKNTEDDKRCSQLGKGYDARHRVALRLLATWLGVKWIKMEAMEIIVASSLMASEKDEGAEEKKSETPDSSWNTWKQGSIIGAAALTGGTLMAITGGLAAPAVAQGLGALAPTLGSVVPAIGASGFAAAASATGSVAGSAAVAASFGAAGAGLSGTKMARRIGCIEEFEFKVVGGNHNQGRLAVGILISGLVIEEEDFIRPWEGHYDNLERYALWWESKNLIALSTAIRDWLTSRVALQLMKQGAMMTVLSTLVAALALPATLITASDLIDSKWAIAVDRSDKAGKLLAEVLLKGLQGNRPVTLIGFSLGARVIFKCLHCLADAEGDNAGLVERVVLLGAPVSIKDENWEEARKMVAGRFVNAYSTTDWTLGIIFRARLM
- the LOC142609321 gene encoding transmembrane and coiled-coil domain-containing protein STS1-like isoform X1; the encoded protein is MEMEISVLTPSQRYAAAALFALAIHQSQLHQTQPLNSLVTLDEEPIDEGVTVSDGKNASVSEDPHLWVHEKSGLLWPVFRFLEVDDQSWQGLKETAGTSSQVRHHVGAFLTLLSEGSDGPSSEKSDKELALTKAVDAMVLSMESLPPSYEENNGSHEYEIKCREKYSSSETESISDVAGEPYENTQKTRSQTSSGEKASNESIGETCEKPVEEGTLISYQRKVTVLYMLLSACVAKNTEDDKRCSQLGKGYDARHRVALRLLATWLGVKWIKMEAMEIIVASSLMASEKDEGAEEKKSETPDSSWNTWKQGSIIGAAALTGGTLMAITGGLAAPAVAQGLGALAPTLGSVVPAIGASGFAAAASATGSVAGSAAVAASFGAAGAGLSGTKMARRIGCIEEFEFKVVGGNHNQGRLAVGILISGLVIEEEDFIRPWEGHYDNLERYALWWESKNLIALSTAIRDWLTSRVALQLMKQGAMMTVLSTLVAALALPATLITASDLIDSKWAIAVDRSDKAGKLLAEVLLKGLQGNRPVTLIGFSLGARVIFKCLHCLADAEGDNAGLVERVVLLGAPVSIKDENWEEARKMVAGRFVNAYSTTDWTLGIIFRASLLSQGLAGIQPVVDVPGIENVDVTEIIEGHSSYLWATKHILEHLELDYYYPYFRSTFSKPQEEKAL
- the LOC142609321 gene encoding transmembrane and coiled-coil domain-containing protein STS1-like isoform X3; the encoded protein is MEMEISVLTPSQRYAAAALFALAIHQSQLHQTQPLNSLVTLDEEPIDEGVTVSDGKNASVSEDPHLWVHEKSGLLWPVFRFLEVDDQSWQGLKETAGTSSQVRHHVGAFLTLLSEGSDGPSSEKSDKELALTKAVDAMVLSMESLPPSYEENNGSHEYEIKCREKYSSSETESISDVAGEPYENTQKTRSQTSSGEKASNESIGETCEKPVEEGTLISYQRKVTVLYMLLSACVAKNTEDDKRCSQLGKGYDARHRVALRLLATWLGVKWIKMEAMEIIVASSLMASEKDEGAEEKKSETPDSSWNTWKQGSIIGAAALTGGTLMAITGGLAAPAVAQGLGALAPTLGSVVPAIGASGFAAAASATGSVAGSAAVAASFGAAGAGLSGTKMARRIGCIEEFEFKVVGGNHNQGRLAVGILISGLVIEEEDFIRPWEGHYDNLERYALWWESKNLIALSTAIRDWLTSRVALQLMKQGAMMTVLSTLVAALALPATLITASDLIDSKWAIAVDRSDKAGKLLAEVLLKGLQGNRPVTLIGFSLGARVIFKCLHCLADAEGDNAGLVERVVLLGAPVSIKDENWEEARKFTFSRISWYSTCC